Proteins found in one Microcoleus sp. FACHB-68 genomic segment:
- a CDS encoding pitrilysin family protein has translation MTSTLLKSSVVPRLNAPTLHQMPNGLTIIAEQIPVDAVNLSLWVNVGSAVESNAINGMAHFLEHMVFKGTQKLQSGEFERRIEERGAVTNAATSQDYTHFYITSAPQDFAELAPLQMDVAINPSIPDEAFERERFVVLEEIRRSEDNPRRRTYYRSMETAFEVLPYRRPVLGPASVIEQLKPQQMRDFHRSHYQPSAMTAVAVGNLPVEELIEIVGAGFTEAFSQRDGEIKTQNSESILPSEEPAFTSIVRQEFIDESLQQARLVMVWRVPGLERLQETYGLDVLATILGHGRTSRLVQELREERALVSHISASNMTHRLQGLFYISAQLPVENLEPVEAAIADHIRKMQTELTTEAEIARVRTQVANRFIFGNETPSDRAGLYGYYRSMVGELAPALTYPSRIQALEAADLQQTAQRYLSPDAYGVVVLRPSV, from the coding sequence ATGACTTCAACCCTACTCAAGTCTTCTGTTGTCCCTCGTCTCAACGCCCCCACGCTGCACCAGATGCCTAACGGGTTGACGATCATTGCAGAACAAATACCCGTTGATGCAGTTAACCTCAGCTTATGGGTTAACGTTGGCTCTGCCGTTGAGTCAAATGCGATTAATGGCATGGCCCATTTTTTAGAACACATGGTGTTTAAGGGCACTCAAAAACTGCAAAGCGGTGAATTTGAGCGCCGCATCGAGGAAAGAGGGGCTGTCACCAACGCCGCAACCAGCCAAGATTACACCCACTTCTACATCACCAGCGCCCCTCAAGATTTTGCGGAACTGGCACCGCTGCAAATGGATGTGGCGATTAATCCCAGCATTCCGGATGAGGCGTTTGAGCGAGAGCGATTTGTGGTGCTCGAAGAAATTCGCCGATCAGAAGATAATCCCCGCCGGCGCACCTATTACCGCTCAATGGAGACGGCATTTGAGGTGCTACCTTACCGGCGTCCTGTGTTAGGGCCGGCATCTGTGATCGAACAGCTCAAACCCCAGCAGATGCGTGATTTTCACCGCAGCCACTATCAACCCTCCGCGATGACAGCGGTGGCAGTGGGCAATCTGCCGGTGGAAGAATTAATTGAGATTGTGGGAGCCGGCTTCACAGAAGCATTCAGCCAGCGTGACGGTGAAATCAAGACTCAAAACTCAGAATCAATTCTCCCTTCAGAAGAACCGGCTTTTACAAGTATCGTCCGTCAAGAGTTTATAGATGAAAGCTTGCAGCAAGCGCGGTTAGTGATGGTTTGGCGGGTGCCAGGACTTGAGCGGCTGCAGGAAACTTATGGGCTGGATGTATTGGCAACAATTTTAGGACATGGACGCACATCGCGGCTGGTTCAAGAATTGCGCGAAGAACGGGCATTGGTTTCTCATATTTCTGCCAGCAATATGACGCACCGGCTGCAAGGGTTGTTTTATATTTCAGCGCAGTTGCCGGTGGAAAATTTAGAGCCGGTGGAAGCAGCGATTGCGGATCACATCCGCAAAATGCAAACCGAATTAACCACAGAGGCAGAAATCGCTCGCGTTCGTACCCAAGTGGCAAATCGGTTTATTTTTGGGAATGAAACCCCCAGCGATCGCGCCGGCTTGTATGGCTACTACCGTTCTATGGTGGGAGAACTCGCGCCGGCACTCACTTATCCCTCCCGAATTCAAGCCCTCGAAGCAGCGGATTTGCAACAGACAGCGCAGCGTTACTTATCCCCAGATGCCTATGGCGTTGTGGTGCTGCGACCGAGTGTTTAG
- the crtD gene encoding C-3',4' desaturase CrtD has product MGSARATFSKSRVIIVGAGIGGLTAGALLAKRGYSVLILDQAIVPGGCASTFKRRGFTFDVGATQVAGLEPGGIHHRIFSELEVEVPAAIPCDPACAVFLPGETEPIKVWRDPEKWKAERNRQFPGSEPLWQLFATLFRASWAFQAREPVLPPRNLWDLWQLAKAVRLDTLITVPFTLWTVGDALRFYGLADNLRLRTFLDLQLKLYSQVDAEETALLYAATALSVSQEPQGLYHLKGSMQVLSDRLVEALEKYGGKLLMRHTVEQIHVESSGVSGVAIRNQKTGEVWTEPADLVVANVPVQNLVKLLHSEKGQIENKEQRMPAVNIPGYRNRVEKLPPASGAFVVYLGVKDSAIPSGCPPHLQFLYDYDGEIGENNSLFVSVSHPGDGRAPAGCATITASSFTDTRIWSNSTDYEALKERYTEAAIARLRSYFNLTSATIVYQEAATPRTFERFTGRDRGVVGGIGQRVPTFGPFGFATRTPVKHLWLVGDSTHPGEGTAGVSYSALTAVRQLVNTR; this is encoded by the coding sequence ATGGGAAGCGCCCGCGCAACGTTCAGCAAGTCCCGTGTGATTATCGTCGGTGCCGGCATTGGGGGTTTGACAGCCGGCGCACTGCTAGCCAAGCGAGGCTATTCAGTGCTGATTTTAGACCAAGCGATTGTACCGGGCGGATGCGCTTCCACCTTTAAGCGGCGCGGCTTTACGTTTGATGTGGGCGCGACTCAGGTTGCCGGTTTAGAACCGGGTGGCATTCATCACCGCATTTTTTCAGAATTAGAGGTTGAAGTGCCGGCGGCGATTCCCTGCGATCCGGCTTGTGCAGTATTTTTACCAGGGGAAACCGAACCGATTAAGGTTTGGCGCGATCCAGAAAAATGGAAAGCGGAACGCAATCGGCAGTTTCCCGGCAGCGAACCCTTATGGCAGCTATTTGCAACGTTATTCCGCGCTAGCTGGGCATTTCAAGCCCGTGAGCCGGTTTTGCCCCCCCGTAACCTCTGGGATTTGTGGCAGCTAGCCAAAGCAGTGCGTCTGGATACGTTGATCACGGTTCCGTTTACGTTATGGACGGTGGGGGATGCGCTGCGCTTTTATGGATTAGCGGATAACCTGCGCCTCAGAACATTTTTAGATTTACAACTGAAGCTTTATTCCCAAGTCGATGCAGAGGAAACCGCATTACTTTATGCGGCAACCGCTTTAAGCGTTTCTCAAGAACCTCAAGGTTTGTATCACCTGAAAGGCAGTATGCAGGTGTTAAGCGATCGCTTGGTGGAAGCCCTGGAAAAGTACGGTGGTAAGCTGTTGATGCGCCACACGGTTGAACAGATTCATGTAGAAAGTTCAGGCGTTTCAGGTGTTGCGATTCGCAATCAAAAAACAGGAGAAGTTTGGACAGAACCGGCTGATCTGGTTGTGGCAAATGTGCCGGTACAAAATCTAGTGAAATTGTTGCACTCTGAGAAAGGGCAAATAGAGAATAAAGAACAGCGAATGCCGGCAGTTAACATCCCTGGCTACCGCAATCGCGTGGAAAAACTGCCACCGGCATCGGGTGCGTTTGTAGTGTATTTAGGCGTAAAAGATAGCGCAATTCCTTCTGGATGCCCTCCACACTTGCAATTTCTCTACGATTATGATGGCGAAATTGGGGAGAATAATTCTTTATTTGTCTCAGTCAGTCATCCTGGGGATGGACGTGCGCCGGCAGGTTGTGCCACGATTACAGCTTCTTCGTTTACGGATACGCGAATTTGGTCGAATTCTACCGATTATGAAGCGCTGAAAGAACGTTACACAGAGGCAGCGATCGCACGTCTTCGCTCATATTTCAACCTGACGTCGGCAACCATTGTTTATCAAGAAGCTGCGACGCCGCGCACATTTGAGCGGTTTACAGGGCGTGATCGCGGCGTTGTTGGCGGAATTGGTCAGCGAGTGCCGACTTTTGGCCCATTTGGGTTTGCAACTCGGACGCCGGTGAAGCATCTTTGGCTGGTGGGAGATTCAACACATCCAGGGGAAGGGACTGCCGGTGTCAGTTATTCGGCACTTACAGCAGTCCGGCAATTAGTAAACACACGGTGA